A single region of the Microlunatus panaciterrae genome encodes:
- a CDS encoding sugar phosphate isomerase/epimerase family protein → MTTFAVSTWSLHRTLGSYYLDTPADPRDGVAEARWGEPRLSLLELPDELRRRGYDTLQICHFHLPSRDQSYLDELRSALAQAGIRLDAVLIDDGDLTHPTEADAHETWVGEWLDTATALGADRARVIAGMATPTPDRLSESAQRLARLAAGHPGIRVVTENWMDLLPSSVEVHELLQQTGEQVGLLLDLGNWRGATKYTHLASVSALAETCHAKCGFSATGPDAEDFRHCLELLRAADYAGPLALIYDGPDDDEWAMLEREKEIVQSVFG, encoded by the coding sequence ATGACCACCTTTGCCGTGTCGACCTGGTCGCTGCACCGCACGTTGGGCTCGTACTACCTCGACACTCCGGCAGACCCCCGTGACGGGGTGGCCGAAGCCCGCTGGGGAGAACCCCGGCTGTCCCTGCTCGAACTGCCCGACGAGCTACGGCGGCGAGGCTATGACACGCTTCAGATCTGCCACTTCCATCTGCCGTCCCGCGACCAGAGCTATCTGGACGAGTTGCGGTCTGCCCTGGCCCAGGCGGGGATCCGCCTCGATGCGGTGCTGATCGACGACGGAGACCTCACTCATCCGACGGAGGCCGACGCACACGAGACCTGGGTCGGGGAGTGGCTGGACACGGCAACGGCCCTTGGAGCCGACCGGGCCCGGGTGATCGCCGGTATGGCCACCCCGACGCCGGACCGGCTGAGTGAAAGCGCCCAGCGGCTGGCCCGGTTGGCTGCTGGCCATCCAGGTATCCGGGTGGTCACCGAGAACTGGATGGACCTGCTGCCTTCCTCGGTGGAGGTACACGAGCTGCTGCAGCAGACGGGGGAACAGGTCGGCCTGCTCCTCGACCTGGGCAACTGGCGAGGCGCCACGAAATACACCCATCTGGCTTCGGTCTCAGCGCTGGCCGAGACCTGCCACGCCAAATGCGGCTTCTCCGCCACCGGACCGGACGCGGAGGACTTCCGCCATTGCCTGGAGCTGTTGCGGGCGGCCGACTACGCGGGGCCGCTTGCCCTGATCTACGACGGTCCCGATGACGACGAGTGGGCGATGCTCGAACGCGAGAAGGAGATCGTGCAGTCGGTGTTCGGCTGA